A region of Streptomyces sp. NBC_01264 DNA encodes the following proteins:
- a CDS encoding ISAs1 family transposase: protein MTGFTTLLAPFDLTGTVVTADALHTQREHTKWLVDVKNAHYLMVVKGNQPNLHTAIKALPWKEVTARRYDRERGHGRRETRSIRTLTVTGLGLDFPHAVQAVKILRHRTDLKTGKVTHQTLYTITDMTSSQASPQLIGRIARAQWGIEAVHHIRDTTFTEDASKIRTGHGPENMATLRNLAINTLRDAGHRNIAAGLRELSYTPFPPHSTSSDYP from the coding sequence ATCACCGGCTTCACCACGCTGCTCGCCCCGTTCGACCTGACCGGCACCGTGGTCACCGCCGACGCCCTCCACACCCAGCGCGAACACACGAAATGGCTGGTGGACGTGAAGAACGCCCACTACCTGATGGTCGTCAAGGGCAACCAACCCAACCTCCACACGGCCATCAAGGCCCTGCCGTGGAAGGAAGTCACCGCCCGCCGCTACGACCGCGAGCGCGGACACGGCCGACGCGAGACCCGCTCGATACGCACCCTCACCGTCACCGGCCTCGGCCTGGACTTCCCCCACGCCGTCCAGGCCGTGAAAATCCTGCGGCACCGCACCGACCTGAAGACCGGCAAGGTCACCCACCAGACCCTCTACACGATCACCGACATGACATCGTCACAGGCATCGCCCCAGCTCATCGGCCGAATCGCCAGAGCACAGTGGGGCATCGAAGCCGTCCACCACATCAGAGACACGACGTTCACCGAGGACGCCTCCAAAATCCGCACTGGACACGGACCGGAGAACATGGCCACCCTGCGCAACCTCGCGATCAACACCCTGCGGGACGCCGGCCACCGCAACATCGCCGCCGGGCTCCGAGAGCTCTCCTACACACCATTCCCCCCCCACTCGACCTCCTCGGACTACCCCTGA
- a CDS encoding glutamate ABC transporter substrate-binding protein has protein sequence MKFSKAGTAAAVIATLALTATACGGDDEKSPSASPAANGGKKIVIGIKFDQPGLALKKPDGTYAGFDVDVARYVAKEIGYAPDQIEFKKAPSAQREQLIKNGDVKFVVASYSINDKRKQEVDFAGPYFLAHQDLLVRADDKSITKPGDLNSKKLCSVTGSTSAQNVKDKLAPKADLQEFGTYSECLTGLENKVVDALTTDDSILAGYAAQQEHQGKFKLVGLSLSDERYGIGLKKGDSELQTGINAALKKMVQDGSWDRAVQANFGPAGYKNAPAPQVTEGN, from the coding sequence GTGAAGTTTTCGAAGGCCGGAACGGCCGCCGCAGTCATCGCCACCCTCGCCCTGACGGCCACCGCCTGCGGCGGTGACGACGAGAAGTCCCCTTCCGCGTCCCCCGCGGCGAACGGCGGCAAGAAGATAGTCATCGGCATCAAGTTCGACCAGCCGGGCCTCGCGCTCAAGAAGCCCGACGGAACGTACGCCGGATTCGACGTGGACGTCGCCCGCTATGTGGCGAAGGAGATCGGATACGCCCCGGACCAGATCGAGTTCAAGAAGGCGCCGAGCGCGCAGCGCGAACAGCTGATCAAGAACGGCGACGTGAAGTTCGTGGTCGCCAGCTACTCCATCAACGACAAGCGCAAGCAGGAGGTGGACTTCGCCGGCCCCTACTTCCTGGCCCATCAGGACCTGCTCGTACGCGCCGACGACAAGTCCATCACCAAGCCCGGGGACCTGAACAGCAAGAAGCTCTGTTCGGTCACCGGCTCCACCTCGGCGCAGAACGTCAAGGACAAGCTGGCACCCAAGGCCGATCTCCAGGAGTTCGGAACCTACTCCGAGTGTCTGACCGGCCTGGAGAACAAGGTCGTCGACGCCCTCACCACGGACGATTCCATCCTCGCCGGATACGCCGCCCAGCAGGAACACCAGGGCAAGTTCAAGCTCGTCGGTCTGTCGCTGAGCGACGAGCGGTACGGCATCGGCCTGAAGAAGGGCGACAGCGAACTCCAGACCGGCATCAACGCGGCGCTGAAGAAGATGGTCCAGGACGGCTCCTGGGACCGCGCGGTCCAGGCCAACTTCGGCCCGGCCGGCTACAAGAACGCACCTGCCCCGCAGGTCACCGAAGGCAACTGA
- a CDS encoding amino acid ABC transporter permease, with protein sequence MSSVLYDTPGPRARRRNVLYTVVFLLAFAGALAWTLRAMADKGQLASEKWTPFVTDGDVWTTFLLPGLAETLKAAAVAIAIALPLGALLGIGRLSDHAWVRVPAGAVVEFFRSIPVLMLMLFGFALLVRFTDISSDLRPFCAVVAGLVLYNASVIAEVVRAGIHSLPGGQSDAAKALGMRKGQSMRYVLLPQAVTVMLPALVGQLVVILKDTALGGALLGVEDLLSAYQTIPANYGANTIASLVVIAAIYIAVNFLLTAFAARLESRLRTSKRTPEPDGDVTPEESALLAGPPPSGIPAGR encoded by the coding sequence ATGAGCTCCGTCCTCTACGACACCCCCGGTCCCCGGGCCAGGCGGCGCAACGTCCTCTACACGGTGGTCTTCCTGCTGGCCTTCGCAGGCGCCCTGGCCTGGACCCTGAGGGCCATGGCGGACAAGGGCCAACTCGCATCGGAGAAGTGGACCCCGTTCGTCACCGACGGCGACGTGTGGACCACCTTCCTCCTGCCGGGCTTGGCCGAAACGCTGAAGGCGGCGGCCGTCGCGATCGCCATCGCCCTCCCGCTGGGCGCCCTGCTCGGTATCGGCAGGCTCTCCGACCACGCCTGGGTGCGGGTCCCGGCCGGTGCCGTGGTGGAGTTCTTCCGCTCCATCCCCGTCCTGATGCTCATGCTCTTCGGATTCGCGCTCCTGGTGCGCTTCACGGACATCAGCTCCGACCTCCGTCCGTTCTGTGCGGTGGTGGCGGGCCTGGTCCTGTACAACGCGTCGGTCATCGCGGAGGTCGTCAGGGCGGGCATCCACTCCCTGCCCGGCGGTCAGAGCGATGCGGCCAAGGCGCTCGGCATGCGCAAGGGCCAGAGCATGCGCTACGTCCTGCTGCCCCAGGCGGTCACGGTCATGCTGCCCGCCCTGGTCGGCCAGCTCGTGGTCATCCTCAAGGACACCGCTCTCGGCGGCGCCCTCCTCGGCGTCGAGGACCTGCTGTCCGCCTACCAGACGATCCCGGCGAACTACGGCGCGAACACCATCGCCTCCCTGGTGGTGATCGCTGCGATCTACATCGCCGTCAACTTCCTGCTCACCGCCTTCGCTGCCCGTCTGGAGAGCCGTCTGCGCACCTCGAAGCGGACCCCCGAGCCTGATGGCGACGTGACCCCGGAGGAGTCCGCGCTGCTCGCAGGCCCGCCACCCTCCGGTATTCCAGCGGGGCGCTGA
- a CDS encoding IS5 family transposase yields the protein MPALPSCLLEPLWDQFSALLPARREFAADHPLGCHRRRIADRTVFEHVVLALVHGSGYERISTPGCSDRTIRRRVKEWSELGISEKVHALALEAHDRMIGLGLGEISVDGCITKAPSGGEKAGRSPVDRGKQGLKRSVASDACGVPIGIVSAGANRHDSPLLGPTLEAAKAQVGAMPTAVNVNLDRGYDSTTSRALIAELGFTAEIARKGVPAPIQAGKRWVVERTHSWMNDYGKLRRCTEKSGSIVDFYLYLAAALVTLRMLIRRATSRYRWADRPTTRRLK from the coding sequence GTGCCCGCGCTGCCATCTTGCCTGCTCGAACCCCTCTGGGACCAGTTCTCCGCCCTCCTGCCCGCCCGGCGAGAGTTCGCTGCGGACCACCCGCTGGGCTGCCACCGCCGCCGGATCGCTGACCGGACGGTCTTCGAGCACGTCGTGCTCGCGCTGGTCCACGGCTCAGGCTACGAGCGCATCTCCACCCCCGGATGCTCCGACCGCACCATCAGACGCCGCGTCAAGGAGTGGTCTGAACTGGGGATATCCGAGAAGGTCCACGCACTGGCTCTCGAGGCGCACGACCGGATGATCGGTCTCGGGCTGGGCGAGATCTCGGTGGACGGCTGCATCACCAAGGCCCCGTCCGGCGGTGAGAAGGCGGGACGCTCCCCGGTCGACCGGGGCAAGCAAGGACTGAAACGCTCGGTCGCCTCCGACGCCTGCGGTGTCCCGATCGGAATCGTCTCCGCCGGCGCGAACCGGCACGACTCACCCCTGCTGGGCCCCACCCTGGAGGCGGCGAAGGCACAGGTCGGCGCAATGCCGACGGCGGTCAACGTCAACCTCGACCGCGGCTACGACAGCACCACGTCCCGTGCGCTTATAGCCGAGTTGGGATTCACGGCCGAGATCGCGCGTAAGGGCGTGCCAGCCCCGATCCAAGCCGGCAAGCGCTGGGTGGTCGAGCGCACGCACTCGTGGATGAACGACTACGGCAAGCTGCGGCGCTGCACAGAGAAGAGCGGCAGCATCGTGGACTTCTACCTGTACCTGGCCGCCGCCCTCGTCACGCTCCGCATGCTCATCCGTCGAGCAACGAGCCGCTACCGCTGGGCCGACCGCCCCACCACCCGACGCCTCAAGTGA
- a CDS encoding amino acid ABC transporter ATP-binding protein: MTRGDQGAVPDTDGLVVLRNVNKNFGALHVLKDIDLSIARGEVVVVIGPSGSGKSTLCRTINRLETIDSGTITIDGNALPNEGRELARLRSDVGMVFQSFNLFAHKTVLENVMLGQIKVRGTNKAKAERKARALLDRVGVGSQAAKYPAQLSGGQQQRVAIARALAMDPKVMLFDEPTSALDPEMINEVLEAMQQLAREGMTMVVVTHEMGFARSAADRVVFMADGRILEEATPQEFFSAPRNDRARDFLSKILKH, encoded by the coding sequence ATGACCAGGGGTGATCAGGGTGCAGTTCCCGACACCGACGGCCTGGTAGTTCTGAGGAACGTGAACAAGAACTTCGGTGCGCTTCACGTCCTCAAGGACATCGATCTCAGCATCGCCCGGGGCGAAGTCGTCGTCGTGATCGGGCCGTCCGGTTCGGGCAAGTCGACCCTGTGCCGGACCATCAACCGGCTGGAGACGATAGATTCCGGGACGATCACGATCGACGGAAACGCCCTGCCGAACGAGGGCAGGGAACTCGCCCGGCTCCGCTCGGACGTGGGCATGGTGTTCCAGTCGTTCAACCTCTTCGCGCACAAGACCGTGCTCGAGAACGTGATGCTGGGCCAGATCAAGGTCCGTGGCACGAACAAGGCGAAGGCCGAGCGCAAGGCACGGGCCTTGCTCGACCGGGTCGGCGTCGGCTCACAGGCCGCCAAGTACCCCGCTCAGCTGTCCGGTGGCCAGCAGCAGCGCGTGGCGATCGCCCGTGCCCTGGCGATGGACCCCAAGGTCATGCTCTTCGACGAGCCGACCTCGGCTCTCGACCCGGAGATGATCAACGAGGTGCTGGAAGCCATGCAGCAGCTCGCCCGGGAAGGGATGACGATGGTCGTCGTGACGCACGAGATGGGCTTCGCCCGCTCCGCCGCCGACCGCGTCGTCTTCATGGCCGACGGGAGGATCCTCGAAGAGGCGACTCCCCAGGAGTTCTTCAGCGCCCCGCGCAACGATCGCGCCAGGGACTTCCTCTCGAAGATCCTCAAGCACTGA
- a CDS encoding sensor histidine kinase translates to MGRDGQSIRFVKPAFRRSVGQPWASVSSAMRDHAWLALRINSLVRVFITTALFIMNITVFPPRDHPLLCYTIMWSYAAVNVLPLVVRWDRVTPFAASLVPVILDLVVITTVLTLSGGFPKDTSNYITLFDDLYFLVPILAAFQLYPSVTAFAGVASVAVYISAAVAAAPAPDWVYLITHAVFIAMSSLCCVVFSSLQRSRVTTIAALVQQRSVLLGRVISLEEDERRKISEVLHDGALQSVLAAKLDAEEISQAEPGEDIAGHVTRLESALADAARQLRYSVTELHPDQVELAGLERALRAMFEEGAARGGFEVDLSCEVAGPTPIDELIFRAAGEFLSNTVKHAKAKHVTVRLELTALRARLEVTDDGVGIASGVLASRAAEGHIGVSSQRVRVEGMGGSFSLENVAPHGTRAVIELPVPAS, encoded by the coding sequence ATGGGGCGCGACGGACAGTCGATCCGGTTCGTAAAGCCGGCCTTCAGGCGGTCGGTCGGCCAGCCCTGGGCGTCGGTCTCCTCCGCGATGCGGGACCACGCCTGGCTGGCCCTGAGGATCAACAGCCTGGTCCGGGTATTCATCACCACCGCGCTGTTCATCATGAACATCACGGTCTTCCCGCCGCGCGACCACCCGCTTCTCTGCTACACGATCATGTGGTCCTACGCGGCGGTGAACGTGCTGCCACTGGTGGTGCGATGGGACCGGGTCACCCCGTTCGCCGCCTCACTCGTGCCGGTGATCCTCGACCTGGTCGTGATCACGACGGTACTGACCCTTTCCGGCGGATTCCCCAAGGACACGTCGAACTACATCACGCTCTTCGACGACCTCTACTTCCTCGTGCCCATCCTCGCCGCCTTCCAGCTCTATCCATCCGTCACGGCCTTCGCCGGCGTCGCCTCGGTCGCGGTCTACATCTCCGCGGCGGTCGCGGCCGCTCCGGCGCCCGACTGGGTCTATCTGATCACCCACGCCGTCTTCATCGCGATGTCGTCCCTGTGCTGCGTGGTCTTCTCCTCCCTCCAGCGCTCCAGGGTGACGACCATCGCCGCCCTCGTGCAGCAGCGTTCGGTGCTGCTGGGACGCGTGATCTCGCTGGAGGAGGACGAGCGGCGAAAGATCTCGGAGGTGCTCCATGACGGGGCCCTGCAGAGCGTGCTGGCCGCGAAGCTCGACGCCGAGGAGATCAGCCAGGCCGAACCGGGCGAGGACATCGCCGGCCACGTGACGCGCCTGGAATCCGCACTCGCGGACGCGGCCAGGCAGCTCCGCTACTCGGTCACCGAGCTCCATCCCGATCAGGTGGAGCTCGCGGGGCTCGAGCGCGCGCTGAGGGCCATGTTCGAGGAGGGCGCGGCTCGCGGCGGGTTCGAGGTGGACCTGTCGTGCGAGGTCGCGGGCCCCACCCCCATCGATGAGTTGATCTTCCGTGCCGCCGGCGAGTTCCTCTCCAACACCGTCAAACACGCGAAGGCGAAGCACGTCACGGTGCGGTTGGAGCTGACCGCCTTGCGGGCGCGCCTGGAAGTCACCGACGACGGAGTGGGCATTGCCTCCGGCGTGCTCGCCTCCAGGGCCGCGGAGGGACACATCGGGGTGTCGTCGCAGCGCGTGCGCGTGGAGGGCATGGGCGGGAGCTTCTCCCTCGAGAACGTCGCCCCGCACGGAACGAGGGCGGTCATCGAACTGCCCGTACCCGCGTCGTAG
- a CDS encoding transposase family protein, with the protein MCRQSDTVCLFKSPSRELRELPGTAARLACLPDPRARRGRLHSLVSVLLTAACAVLAGARSYAAIGQWARHAPQDTLARLGFHPRSPLGVRRAASPSTVRRVLAGVCPGGLADLLGHSPAGTESVAVDGKSARGSRTETAPAAHLLSAVTATGRTVSQLRVPDKTNEFLYPAYRTSAQP; encoded by the coding sequence ATGTGCCGTCAGTCTGACACCGTCTGTCTGTTCAAGTCGCCCTCGCGTGAACTCCGTGAGCTTCCCGGCACGGCGGCGCGGCTGGCCTGCCTGCCGGATCCCCGCGCCCGGCGGGGTCGGCTTCACAGCCTCGTCTCGGTGCTCTTGACCGCCGCGTGCGCGGTCCTGGCCGGCGCCCGCTCCTACGCCGCGATCGGGCAGTGGGCCCGCCACGCACCCCAGGACACCCTGGCCCGCCTGGGGTTTCATCCGCGCAGCCCCCTCGGGGTCCGCCGTGCGGCCTCGCCTTCGACCGTGCGCCGGGTGCTGGCCGGGGTGTGTCCCGGCGGCCTCGCCGACCTCCTCGGCCACAGCCCGGCCGGCACGGAATCGGTCGCGGTGGACGGCAAGAGTGCCCGCGGCTCACGCACCGAGACCGCCCCGGCCGCCCACCTCCTGTCAGCGGTCACGGCCACCGGCCGGACCGTCAGCCAGCTCCGAGTACCGGACAAAACCAACGAGTTTCTGTATCCGGCATACCGGACGTCGGCGCAGCCGTGA
- a CDS encoding MFS transporter, producing MKSGAGPPAHRPAGTPVARRRLAPLFAVCVGYFMVILDVTAINVAVPVIGRDLDASLTAVQWVTNGYTLAFAALLLTGGALGDRLGHRRVFCTGIVVFSAASAACGLAPDVVVLTAARILEGVGAALIVPGSLALLQEAYRSAADRSRAFGLWGSMAGIGASAGPLLGGLLVSTLGWRWVFFVNLPVGVLCIVLVLLHVPASERRAGRSLDWPAQVALVALVTLLTTALNESGRLGWTAPLVLASAGLCLVACALFVLREHLARSPVLPLSLLTRRPVAGGAAIGMLFNFAFYGMVFTASLYFQHVRGMSALRAGAALFPAVAMSMFASALSGRLARRTGHRPLIITGMLTGAAGLAGWAAAGNDPAYLLLLAPMMAAGFGTSFALTGTTATVMSAAPDTHAGTASALFNTTRQIGSAAGVALGGSLLVSSTDFTEGVRLSLGIGAAAYLLAALIAALCVPRATLTRE from the coding sequence ATGAAGTCCGGAGCGGGACCACCGGCCCACCGTCCTGCGGGTACCCCCGTTGCCAGGCGGCGGCTGGCCCCACTGTTCGCGGTCTGCGTGGGCTACTTCATGGTCATCCTGGACGTGACGGCCATCAACGTAGCCGTCCCCGTCATCGGGCGGGACCTCGACGCCTCCCTCACCGCCGTCCAATGGGTGACCAACGGCTACACCCTCGCCTTCGCCGCCCTCCTGCTCACCGGAGGGGCCCTCGGGGACCGGCTCGGCCACCGCCGCGTCTTCTGCACCGGGATCGTGGTGTTCAGCGCGGCTTCCGCGGCCTGCGGCCTCGCTCCGGACGTCGTCGTGCTCACGGCCGCCCGGATCCTGGAGGGGGTCGGTGCCGCGCTCATCGTGCCCGGCTCGCTGGCCCTGCTGCAGGAGGCCTACCGTTCGGCCGCCGACCGCTCCCGTGCCTTCGGACTCTGGGGTTCCATGGCCGGGATCGGAGCCTCCGCCGGTCCGCTCCTCGGCGGCCTGCTCGTCAGCACCCTGGGATGGCGCTGGGTCTTCTTCGTGAACCTGCCCGTCGGCGTCTTGTGCATCGTGCTCGTACTGCTCCACGTCCCCGCCTCGGAACGCCGGGCCGGCCGCTCGCTGGACTGGCCCGCGCAGGTGGCGCTCGTCGCTCTGGTCACCCTGCTGACGACCGCGCTGAACGAGTCGGGCCGCCTCGGATGGACAGCCCCCCTGGTACTGGCCTCGGCGGGTCTCTGCCTGGTGGCATGCGCCCTCTTCGTCCTACGCGAACACCTGGCCCGCAGCCCCGTGCTTCCGCTCTCCCTGCTGACCAGACGCCCCGTGGCCGGCGGGGCCGCCATCGGCATGCTGTTCAACTTCGCCTTCTACGGGATGGTCTTCACGGCGAGCCTGTACTTCCAGCACGTGAGGGGCATGAGCGCATTGCGCGCCGGCGCCGCGCTCTTCCCCGCGGTGGCCATGTCGATGTTCGCTTCAGCCCTGTCGGGGCGCCTGGCACGTCGCACCGGGCACCGTCCCCTCATCATCACCGGCATGCTCACGGGCGCCGCGGGCCTCGCGGGCTGGGCGGCCGCAGGGAACGACCCCGCGTACCTGCTGCTCCTCGCTCCGATGATGGCCGCGGGTTTCGGTACCTCCTTCGCCCTGACCGGGACCACGGCGACCGTGATGTCCGCCGCACCCGACACCCACGCCGGAACGGCCTCCGCGCTGTTCAACACCACCCGCCAGATCGGCAGCGCGGCGGGCGTGGCCCTCGGCGGCTCCCTCCTGGTGTCGTCCACGGACTTCACCGAGGGAGTACGTCTGAGCCTCGGCATCGGAGCCGCCGCCTACCTGCTCGCGGCGTTGATCGCCGCCCTGTGCGTCCCGCGCGCCACCCTGACCAGGGAGTGA
- a CDS encoding alpha/beta fold hydrolase — MTYPRIVLVHGAFADASSWSGVVRNLQDAGHQVTAPPNPLRGLARDSAYLAGYLKTIEGPVVLVGHSYGGEVITNAAEGLDHVKALVYVAAIAPDVQESADDILGLFPGSGLPDALAPVPYVTETGGEGVDLFIKPEAFRPVFAADVDPAGAAVLAAVQRPVEAASLSEASSGAAWKDIPSWYLVATQDRAIPAEAQRYLALRAGAFTVEVDASHAVAVSRPDEVADLILTAVKAVA; from the coding sequence ATGACCTATCCCAGGATCGTCCTCGTGCACGGGGCCTTCGCCGACGCGTCCAGCTGGAGCGGTGTGGTGCGCAACCTGCAGGACGCCGGCCACCAGGTGACCGCTCCCCCGAACCCGCTCCGCGGCCTTGCCCGGGACTCCGCCTACCTGGCGGGCTACCTCAAGACGATCGAGGGCCCCGTCGTGCTCGTGGGGCACTCCTACGGCGGCGAGGTGATCACCAATGCGGCCGAGGGCCTCGACCACGTGAAGGCGCTCGTCTACGTCGCTGCCATCGCTCCCGACGTGCAGGAGAGCGCCGACGACATCTTGGGCCTGTTCCCGGGAAGCGGCCTGCCCGACGCCCTGGCCCCGGTCCCCTACGTGACGGAGACCGGCGGGGAGGGCGTCGACCTGTTCATCAAGCCGGAGGCCTTCCGGCCCGTCTTCGCCGCGGACGTCGATCCCGCCGGGGCCGCCGTGCTCGCCGCCGTACAGCGTCCGGTCGAGGCCGCGAGCCTGTCCGAGGCCAGCTCCGGTGCGGCCTGGAAGGACATCCCCTCCTGGTATCTGGTCGCCACGCAGGACCGGGCCATCCCGGCAGAGGCGCAGCGTTACCTGGCCCTGCGGGCGGGAGCCTTCACCGTCGAGGTGGACGCCTCGCACGCGGTGGCCGTCTCCCGCCCGGACGAGGTGGCCGACCTGATCCTCACCGCGGTCAAGGCCGTCGCCTAG
- a CDS encoding amino acid ABC transporter permease: MFDFLNNPQYDVLGAFWVTVQLTLLSAAGSLVWGILLAGMRVSPVPLMRTFGTAYVNLVRNTPLTLLIIGCSLGLSQTLGITLGGGTFKEISFRLAVLGFIAYTGTFVCEALRSGINTVPAGQAEAARALGMSFYQVLALIVLPQAFRAVVAPLANVLIALTKNTTVAAAIGVAEASLLMKEMIENEADALFAVFAVFALGFMVLTLPTGLILGRVAKRMAVKR; the protein is encoded by the coding sequence GTGTTCGATTTTCTTAACAATCCGCAGTACGACGTGCTCGGAGCATTCTGGGTGACCGTCCAGCTCACCCTCCTGTCCGCGGCCGGATCCCTCGTGTGGGGCATCCTGCTGGCCGGGATGCGGGTCAGCCCGGTCCCTCTGATGCGGACCTTCGGTACCGCTTACGTGAATCTGGTCCGCAACACCCCGCTGACGCTGCTGATCATCGGCTGCTCGCTGGGCCTGTCACAGACCCTGGGCATCACCCTGGGCGGGGGCACGTTCAAGGAGATCAGCTTCAGGCTCGCGGTCCTCGGATTCATCGCCTACACGGGCACCTTCGTGTGCGAGGCGCTGCGGTCCGGCATCAACACGGTCCCGGCCGGCCAGGCCGAAGCCGCACGCGCGCTGGGGATGAGCTTCTACCAGGTACTGGCGCTCATCGTGCTGCCGCAGGCGTTCCGCGCGGTCGTCGCGCCGCTCGCCAACGTACTGATCGCGCTCACCAAGAACACCACGGTGGCGGCGGCCATCGGCGTCGCCGAGGCGTCGCTGCTCATGAAGGAAATGATCGAGAACGAAGCCGACGCACTGTTCGCGGTGTTCGCCGTGTTCGCACTCGGGTTCATGGTGCTCACCCTGCCGACCGGCCTGATCCTGGGCCGGGTAGCCAAGCGAATGGCGGTAAAGCGATGA